One Vulcanisaeta thermophila DNA segment encodes these proteins:
- a CDS encoding TIGR00266 family protein, with product MPEFKIMGNDIQHVLVRLGENEVVWGEGGHLIWKSSTVNLTARARGGILRSLERALTGASFFVLEVQGPGEADFAGFAPGRIVEINMDGTRGVLAEHRSFLVAESTVDYDAKLVGLGFGWLGGEGLLMARLRGRGRVFLHAIGDAISMELGPGESIDVEAGHVLAFEEGMKATIRRVGGLRTMLFGEEGIWLAHIEGPGRVWLRTLSRQQIIMGLMPELAQVVRST from the coding sequence ATGCCTGAATTCAAAATAATGGGCAATGATATACAACACGTGCTCGTTAGACTGGGCGAAAACGAGGTCGTGTGGGGGGAGGGCGGTCACCTAATCTGGAAGAGCTCCACCGTGAACCTAACCGCGAGGGCCAGGGGAGGGATCCTGAGATCCCTAGAGAGGGCTTTGACCGGGGCCTCATTCTTCGTACTCGAGGTGCAGGGGCCTGGGGAGGCGGACTTCGCGGGCTTCGCACCGGGCAGGATAGTGGAGATAAACATGGACGGAACCAGGGGAGTACTTGCGGAGCACAGGTCATTCCTGGTGGCCGAGTCCACGGTGGACTACGACGCAAAGCTAGTGGGCCTGGGCTTCGGCTGGCTGGGCGGTGAGGGACTACTCATGGCCAGGCTACGCGGGAGGGGCAGGGTATTCCTACACGCCATAGGGGATGCCATAAGCATGGAGCTCGGGCCAGGGGAGTCAATAGACGTGGAGGCAGGTCACGTACTAGCCTTCGAGGAGGGCATGAAGGCAACAATAAGGAGGGTCGGCGGACTAAGGACAATGCTATTCGGCGAGGAGGGCATATGGCTAGCACACATAGAGGGCCCAGGCAGGGTGTGGCTAAGGACACTAAGCAGGCAGCAAATAATAATGGGACTAATGCCCGAACTAGCCCAGGTGGTCAGGTCCACATAA